One segment of Erigeron canadensis isolate Cc75 chromosome 2, C_canadensis_v1, whole genome shotgun sequence DNA contains the following:
- the LOC122587704 gene encoding zinc finger BED domain-containing protein RICESLEEPER 2-like, translating to MGIYKKVTLDNASSNDRFVQLLRDQLDTKSPLVSKGRFFHMRCCAHIVNLIVHDGLKEIDQAVEKVRESIKYFKGSKSQIRKQKFLDCVKLLSVSSTRGLRQDCPTKWNSTFLMLDSAIYYRKAFAHLEISDSNYTSCLSAYEWDTIEKICVFLAVFYDVINVFSGTKYPNANLYYPHVFMVYFTLHDSMSSKDEYTRRMGASMMENFKKYWSDFSLTLAIAVVFDPRYKLHFIEWSYTKIYGEHNCQYSEEDLLLSSTFAEYVLYFGNVSSTTSNHASTSSSKADEATSNDTRRLYGVRAKLLVIFIYFDEFQSQETTTNKKSELQLYLEEPRMERTLKLDVLAFWKSNVFRYPVLAKMAQDFLTIPISTVASESTFSASGRVLKKHRSSLAKDIVEALICTKDWLFGGCSEIDTDDLAEDIMSLSLEVSPESGASVSVNNSSSFIKV from the exons ATGGGgatttataaaaaagttactTTGGATAATGCGTCTTCTAATGACCGTTTCGTTCAGCTATTACGTGATCAATTAGATACAAAATCGCCACTTGTTTCTAAGGGTAGGTTTTTTCATATGAGATGTTGTGCACATATTGTAAACTTGATTGTACATGATGGGCTTAAGGAAATTGATCAAGCCGTTGAGAAGGTTAGAGAGAGTATCAAGTATTTTAAAGGATCAAAATCACAAATAAGAAAGCAAAAGTTTTTAGATTGTGTTAAGTTACTTTCTGTGAGTTCTACAAGGGGGTTAAGGCAAGATTGTCCTACTAAGTGGAATTCTACATTCCTAATGCTTGATAGTGCCATTTATTACCGAAAGGCATTTGCCCATTTAGAAATAAGTGATTCTAATTATACAAGTTGTCTAAGTGCTTATGAGTGGGATACCATTGAAAAGATTTGTGTTTTTCTTGCAGTTTTTTATGACGTGATTAATGTTTTCTCGGGTACTAAATATCCTAATGCAAACTTGTACTATCCTCACGTTTTTATGGTTTATTTTACTTTGCATGATAGTATGAGTTCAAAGGATGAGTATACGAGACGTATGGGAGCGTCTATGATGGAAAATTTTAAGAAGTATTGGTCTGATTTTAGTCTCACTTTAGCCATAGCCGTGGTATTTGATCCAAGATATAAGTTGCATTTTATTGAATGGAGTTATACAAAGATTTATGGAGAGCACAATTGTCAATATAGTGAGGAGGATTTGTTATTGAGTTCCACTTTTGCTGAATATGTGTTATATTTCGGTAATGTTTCCTCGACAACATCAAATCATGCAAGTACTTCAAGTAGCAAGGCTGATGAAGCAACAAGCAATGATACAAGACGTCTTTATGGAGTTAGAGCAAAACTTTTggtaatttttattt ATTTCGATGAGTTTCAAAGCCAAGAGACCACAACCAACAAAAAGTCAGAATTACAATTGTATTTGGAAGAGCCAAGAATGGAGAGGACATTGAAACTCGATGTGTTGGCTTTCTGGAAATCCAATGTGTTTAGATATCCCGTACTTGCAAAGATGGCTCAAGACTTTTTGACCATTCCAATATCTACTGTCGCATCAGAGTCCACATTTAGTGCCAGCGGAAGAGTACTTAAAAAACATCGAAGTTCACTTGCTAAAGATATCGTTGAGGCACTTATTTGCACAAAAGATTGGTTGTTTGGAGGCTGTAGTGAAATTGATACCGATGATCTCGCCGAAGATATAATGTCATTGTCGCTTGAAGTTAGTCCTGAATCAGGTGCTTCAGTCTCAGTTAACAATTCCAGCTCGTTTATAAAG GTTTGA